The Staphylococcus simiae genome includes the window TTTACCTATCAAATCTCTTTCTGTAAAGCTAAACGCCCCATTTACGCCTTGTAAGCCTGCAATGGATAAGAATGTATATATCCAATTCTTAGCGTAGTCTGTCGTCATATCTGCATTAGCAAAATGTACAAACTCACCAGCTTCTTTATGGGCAAAAGTAATCGCAAATTGTGGATGTCCATTTTTACTTTGCTTTCCTTCAAAATTCTTGATTTTCACGCTATATTGTCCAGGATTCATATAGTTGCCAATTTCTTGAGCGCCTTGTAAATTTAAATTAAATTTCATATTATTCACCTTTCCTAATTACCATTTCTAATCGCTTGTACAATGTCACTGATGCATGGATCAATAAATTTCTTATGATTGATTTGTACTGATGGAGAGTGTCTTATTTTCGTTTCATACATGTGTGAAGGCTCAGCATTTAAAACATAGTTTGCTTTGACCTGTCCATTTTCTAATTGCTCTTCTTCAATCATCATTCTTGCTAAGACATCACTTTGAGATGTAATGGCTTTTTTAATTTGCTCTTGAGCTTCAATCGTTACAGTTGGATTGATTGTGCTTCCTTCTTCATCTTTATCTTTGTTAATCCCTTCGTGTCCTGTAACGACAAAATGAAAATGATGTAATTCTTGTAACTTCGATATACGTCTATACATCGTTATGATTCGATCTGCTACTTCTCCCCAATCATTAAAAGAAGGCTTTTTTGTTTTATGTTTCATAACATCAGTTAATGTAATATCTCTTAGTTTTTGAGCTGTCTCAATCACTACAACGTTTATTGTCATTCCCTCATCACGCATTTCTTTTAAAATTTGTGGTAGATATTGAATGACATATAAAAGATGTTGATAATTCTCTATCGATACATCAGCACCTTTATCAACCACTGTTGTACCATCTTCATTAATATCAATAACAAAGGCATCATTATCCCTTGTCGCAAATGTCGTCTTACCTGAGCCAATTTTGCCGTATATCGCAAATTTATAAAATTTCTTCTTATTCTTCTCTGCAATATTATTTATCTTCAATTTGGCTAATATACTTTGTTGTGGTTTTGATTGCGTCATTATTATTCACCTACTTTGACAGAAAAAGTCATCGGCTTTTCTACTAAATGTGCCCCTTCTAAAACTTCACCGTTAACATCGATAAGTGTGCCTGAATCTGTCGCGTTAAAATCTTTCTTAATCTCTTGTTGATTGAGTTTCTTAGTGACTTTGATATAGTCTGTTAATCCACGTGCTTCTAATTGTTCAATCACCATAGACTCATTGC containing:
- a CDS encoding DUF669 domain-containing protein; protein product: MKFNLNLQGAQEIGNYMNPGQYSVKIKNFEGKQSKNGHPQFAITFAHKEAGEFVHFANADMTTDYAKNWIYTFLSIAGLQGVNGAFSFTERDLIGKPLNIELKREYNDYTDKWNTVLKRIWRFDGTPIFEQYEIKDNEKNQPKQSKLSVLDSNPDISTLEITDDDLPF
- a CDS encoding ATP-binding protein — translated: MTQSKPQQSILAKLKINNIAEKNKKKFYKFAIYGKIGSGKTTFATRDNDAFVIDINEDGTTVVDKGADVSIENYQHLLYVIQYLPQILKEMRDEGMTINVVVIETAQKLRDITLTDVMKHKTKKPSFNDWGEVADRIITMYRRISKLQELHHFHFVVTGHEGINKDKDEEGSTINPTVTIEAQEQIKKAITSQSDVLARMMIEEEQLENGQVKANYVLNAEPSHMYETKIRHSPSVQINHKKFIDPCISDIVQAIRNGN